The nucleotide window AAAACCCCGGAGACCAAACAGGTCTCGAGGGTTTGGTGTGTTTGGTGGCGATGTAGCCTTGTCAGGTCTGGAGGTCACCCACCGCCGCGGACAGGGCTTCGAGCTCGGCGCGCCAGGATACGGGCGGCGTGACCGGACGCACGACGAACTTCGAGAAGCCAACGCCGATGAAGCGCTCGATGAGCTGGCGCAGCGCCGGCAACCCTACCGGCGTGAGCTCGAGGGCGCGGGGGCGCCGGGCCGTCATCACGCGCGCGGTGGCCGGGTCGATGGGCGCGCGGGCGTAGCCGATGCTCACGCCGAAGTGCTCCGGGCTGATCGACCGGCCGGCCCGGGCCGCCGCTTCCTCGATCACCACGCGTCCCGCGGCCGCCTCTTCGGGCGTGCACAGCGACGGCAGCCACCCGTCCGACAATCGCCCGCAGCGTTCGAGGGCGGCGGGTACCGTGCCGCCCAGCCAGACTTCGAGCGGCTGCTGGACCGGTAGCGGCGAGAGCTTGACGTCACGGAAGCTGCCGGTGGGGCCGTCGTGGCTCACCGTCTCGCCCGCCCACAAGCGCCGCAAGATCGGCAGCGCCTCATCGATGAAGGCGCCGCGGCGCTTGGGCTCGACGCCGATGGCCTCGCGCTCCGGGGCGTACGTGAGCCCGGGAACCAGCGTGACCAGCAGCCGGCCCCTGCACAGCACGTCCAGGCTCGCGAGCTGCTTGGCGAGCCGGAGCACGTGGCGTCCCGGCAAGAGCATCGTCGTCCCGAGCTTTACCCGCGGATTGCTCGCCCCCACCCAGGCAAGCCCCACCACGGGATCGACCACGGGACCGGTCAGCACCTCGGAAAGCCAGAGAGAGTCGAACCCCAGCTCGTCGAGTCCCGTCGCGAGCTCGGCCAGCGCCTCGGGCGTCGAGGACGCGCCGGCGGCCCCCACTCCGATGCGGATCTTCATGGAGCGATTCTAGCCCGGATTGACCTTGTCGACACCCTCTGGCAGCATCGGCGCGGAAGGTTCGCCACGCCATGCCACAGTGGTATCTGGAGGTAATGCCTGGGACTGGGTCGTACGTGATCGACGTCCCTCAGGGAGGTAATGAATGAACGTCTCGCTTGCCGGCTCGACGCTCGCGCTGCTCGCGCTCCTGGCCGCTCCCCTGTCGTTGACTCCTGCCGCGGCGCAGACGGACCCCGCGCGGACACCGCTGGCCGCGCCCGTCAAGGTGAAGCAGGGCATGGCGAATGTGCCCGCCCTGTCACCGCTCTGGCTCCTGCCCGAGCAGGCGGCCAAATACAACATCCAGGTCGAGCAGGTGCTCTTCCAGCGTTTCGCGGACGAGCGCACGGCCCTGGCCTCGGGTGATCTCGACATTGCCGCCTTCGGCCCGCAGGACATCACGCTCGGCCTGGGGCAGGGCGCCAAGTCCATGATCGGGGTGGCGGGCATCGGCTCAGGCAACGACTGCCTGCTCGTCCGCAAGGGCGAGGACATCAAGGAGTGGGCGGGTCTCGGCGCCAGGACGATCGGGGTGGGGGCCGGCTCCATCTCGTGGCTCAAGTTCGCGGCGTCGGTCCAGGAGAACGGGCTCGACTACGGCAAGCTCCGCATCATCAACATCGTGGGGGGCGGTGGCAACTATCTCAAGTCCCTCCAGGGCAAGGAGATCGACATGGCCGTGGTCTGGCACCCGTTCTGCGCCCAGGGCATCACGGAGGGCTGGGCGCAGTACCCGACCATCACCCACAACGGCTCGAAGACCGTGGGTGGGCTCATCGCCGTCCTTGCCGTCAACCGGGGGTTCATGGAGAAGCATCGCGAGGCGACGCAGCGGCTGGTGTCCGCCTACGTGGACGTGGTGAAGATCGCCCAGGCCGACCCGCAGCGCTTCGCCAAGATCTACGGGGAGAAGGCCGGGCTGCCCGAGCCCGTCGCCAGCGAGGCCATCCGCTACACTCGCTTCGACGTGTCGCTGCCCCTCGAGTCGATCAAGCGCATCTCCAAGTTTCTCTTCGACAACGGCGTCATCGCCCGCGAGGTCTCGGGCGAAATAGGGCAGTACTACACGTACGAGTTTCTCGCGCGCGCCACCGGGCGCAGTCCCGTCGACCTCGGGCAGAACAAGTAGCGAGGGACCGTCGCGTATGAGCGGCCGGCGCATTCCCTGGTTCCTCATCTTGCCCATCCTGCTGCTCGGCGTGTGGCACCTTGTCGTCGAGCAGCGGTGGGTGACCGAGGGGATCATCCCGGCCCCGGCCCAGGTGCTGGAATCCTGGCGTCGGTGGATCTTCGGCGCGCCGACCAAGTCGCTCTCGCCCTACTCGGGCACCTGGGTCGCCAACGTGCTCTACTCGGGGCGCCGGGTCCTGGAGGGCTTCGCTCTCGCCGCGCTCGTGGCCATTCCCCTCGGCATCTTCGTGGGCTGGAATCGCCTGGTGGCGCGACTGGTGGATCCCTCGATCCAGCTCCTGCGCCCGGTCCCCATCACGGCCTGGCTGCCCTTCGCCATCGCCGTCTTCGGCATCTACGACGCCAGCGCCCTCTTCCTGATCGGGCTGGGGTCCTTCTACCCCATCGTGGTCAACACCGCCCACGGCGTGCGCGATACCGATCTTCTGCTCCTCCGCGCCGCGCGCATGCTGGGGGCGGGCGAGCGGACCGTTCTCCTGAAAGTCGTCCTGCCCTCGGCCCTGCCGTCCATCTTCACGGGCCTGCGCCTCGGCGTCGGGGTGGCGTGGACGGCGGTCATCGTCGCCGAGATGATCGCGGTCAAGTCCGGCCTGGGGTACGTCCTCTGGGACGCGTACTACGTCGGACGGATGGACATCTGCGTGGCCACGATGTTCTCCGTGGGGCTCCTCGGCTTCGTCTCCGATCAGATCATCCTCCGAGCCTCCCAGGTGGCGCTGCGCTGGCGGACGCTCGAGCGGCATGCCTGAGCTCGCGTGGCCGTCGGCCGCGGCGCCCGTGGCCGAGCTGCGCGGCGTCTTCAAGGAGTTCAGCGGACGGTCGGGCCGGCTCGTCGCCCTCGAGGGGATCGATCTCGCCATCGCGCCCAAGGAGTTTGCTGCCGTGCTCGGGCCGTCGGGCTGCGGCAAGTCGACGCTCCTCAACATGGTCGCCGGCTTCGACGGGCCGACCCGCGGCGAGGTGCTGTTTCGCGGGCAGCCCGTGAGCCGCCCGGATCCGCGCCGCAGCGTCGTGTTCCAGGAGGCTGCGCTCTTCCCCTGGTTCACCGTGCTCGACAACATCACCTTTGGCCCCAAGACTTGCGGGGTGGCCGCCGGCGACTACGGCCCGAGGGTCGACGCGCTCCTGGAGCAGGTCGGCCTGCGCGGCTTCGAGCGCCACTACCCGGCCGAGCTCTCGGGCGGCATGAAGCAGCGGGTGGGGATCGCGCGCGTCCTCGTCATGGAGCCCGAGCTCCTGCTCATGGACGAGCCGTTCGGGAGCCTCGACGCGCAGACGCGCTCCGTCATGCAGGAGCTGCTGCTCTCGGTGTGGGAGCGCCATC belongs to Candidatus Methylomirabilota bacterium and includes:
- a CDS encoding LLM class flavin-dependent oxidoreductase, with the translated sequence MKIRIGVGAAGASSTPEALAELATGLDELGFDSLWLSEVLTGPVVDPVVGLAWVGASNPRVKLGTTMLLPGRHVLRLAKQLASLDVLCRGRLLVTLVPGLTYAPEREAIGVEPKRRGAFIDEALPILRRLWAGETVSHDGPTGSFRDVKLSPLPVQQPLEVWLGGTVPAALERCGRLSDGWLPSLCTPEEAAAGRVVIEEAAARAGRSISPEHFGVSIGYARAPIDPATARVMTARRPRALELTPVGLPALRQLIERFIGVGFSKFVVRPVTPPVSWRAELEALSAAVGDLQT
- a CDS encoding ABC transporter substrate-binding protein, translating into MNVSLAGSTLALLALLAAPLSLTPAAAQTDPARTPLAAPVKVKQGMANVPALSPLWLLPEQAAKYNIQVEQVLFQRFADERTALASGDLDIAAFGPQDITLGLGQGAKSMIGVAGIGSGNDCLLVRKGEDIKEWAGLGARTIGVGAGSISWLKFAASVQENGLDYGKLRIINIVGGGGNYLKSLQGKEIDMAVVWHPFCAQGITEGWAQYPTITHNGSKTVGGLIAVLAVNRGFMEKHREATQRLVSAYVDVVKIAQADPQRFAKIYGEKAGLPEPVASEAIRYTRFDVSLPLESIKRISKFLFDNGVIAREVSGEIGQYYTYEFLARATGRSPVDLGQNK
- a CDS encoding ABC transporter permease, translated to MSGRRIPWFLILPILLLGVWHLVVEQRWVTEGIIPAPAQVLESWRRWIFGAPTKSLSPYSGTWVANVLYSGRRVLEGFALAALVAIPLGIFVGWNRLVARLVDPSIQLLRPVPITAWLPFAIAVFGIYDASALFLIGLGSFYPIVVNTAHGVRDTDLLLLRAARMLGAGERTVLLKVVLPSALPSIFTGLRLGVGVAWTAVIVAEMIAVKSGLGYVLWDAYYVGRMDICVATMFSVGLLGFVSDQIILRASQVALRWRTLERHA
- a CDS encoding ABC transporter ATP-binding protein → MPELAWPSAAAPVAELRGVFKEFSGRSGRLVALEGIDLAIAPKEFAAVLGPSGCGKSTLLNMVAGFDGPTRGEVLFRGQPVSRPDPRRSVVFQEAALFPWFTVLDNITFGPKTCGVAAGDYGPRVDALLEQVGLRGFERHYPAELSGGMKQRVGIARVLVMEPELLLMDEPFGSLDAQTRSVMQELLLSVWERHHQAVLFITHDVEEALLLADTVCVMTARPGRIKKRLTVDLPRPRPLEATTTPRFNELKREVLGLIREESLRAASDEPR